In a single window of the Salmo trutta chromosome 21, fSalTru1.1, whole genome shotgun sequence genome:
- the nol7 gene encoding nucleolar protein 7, translated as MAKKLLRKSTSSSNKFNSANMTDDFQLHLDSSDDDAPEEVTFEESKASALRSMKNALETSKRGKELLKEKRRKRQELFQEQKKRRLLPAHILEEIDTAPSKKQKLPGDQADSNNEEASCSWEEGSEGSKETKKGFKGNIRSLKGNYSVMRMADQSSTNSQQQTAMDFIQARLYGPGSRRTTNNELLSLQNKRGPNKSAAMQFVNKKWGTEKKAKAEKLKKQWIHKQKVPSS; from the exons ATGGCGAAAAAACTGCTTAGGAAATCAACTTCGTCCTCAAATAAATTCAATAGTGCAAACATGACGGATGATTTTCAATTACATCTGGACTCAAGCGACGACGATGCTCCAGAAGAGGTGACCTTCGAAGAGTCAAAGGCTTCTGCTCTACGGAGCATGAAAAATGCGTTAGAGACATCCAAAAG GGGAAAAGAGTTGCTCAAAGAAAAGCGAAGGAAGAGACAGGAGCTGTTTCAAGAACAGAAG AAAAGAAGACTTCTCCCTGCACATATTCTAGAAGAAATTGACACAGCGCCATCAAA AAAACAGAAGCTACCTGGAGATCAAG CTGACAGCAACAATGAAGAGGCTAGCTGTTCATGGGAGGAGGGGAGCGAAGGATCGAAAGAGACGAAGAAAGGATTCAAGGGAAATATCCGCAG TCTGAAGGGGAACTACAGCGTAATGAGGATGGCGGACCAATCTTCAACCAACTCCCAACAGCAGACAGCCATGGATTTCATACAGGCCAGACTGTATGGCCCGGGAAGTCGGAGGACGACAA ACAATGAACTTCTCTCCCTTCAAAATAAGAGAGGCCCAAATAAAAGTGCGGCCATGCAGTTTGTGAATAAGAAATGGG GCACAGAGAAGAAAGCAAAGGCGGAGAAGTTGAAGAAGCAATGGATTCACAAACAGAAGGTTCCCTCAAGCTGA